A window of the Acidimicrobiales bacterium genome harbors these coding sequences:
- a CDS encoding acyl-CoA dehydrogenase family protein, with product MDDFGGEMYQLAMSKEAQPLLDAVKKFIAEEVDPWTQEFHELQASQEDPWTYHPRALELLEGAKAKAKAQGLWNFFLPNAETGEGLSNLDYAYIAQELGKNSLASECLNCAAPDTGNMEVIERVGTPEQKKQWLEPLLAGEIRSCFGMTEPEVASSDAKNVSTTAVLDGDEWVINGEKYYISGAGDPRCKIMICMVKTNPDAAPHLQQSQILVPMDTPGLTVVGPMHVFGNMDAPHGHMHLKLEDVRVPKENMLLGEGRGFEISQLRLGPGRIHHCMRSIGAAERALDLMVNRGLTRKAFGKPLVQLGGNLEMIGKARIEIEAMRLMVLRAAKAMDLLGNAEARVWVSAVKAMVPIRVCEIVDQAIQMHGATGVSQWTPLPQIYHSQRTLRLADGPDEVHWMVVGRAEVARHPSPKDQAMDRRAESIGGLVAGPA from the coding sequence ATGGACGACTTCGGTGGCGAGATGTACCAGCTCGCCATGTCGAAAGAAGCGCAACCGCTGCTCGACGCCGTGAAGAAGTTCATCGCAGAAGAGGTCGATCCGTGGACCCAGGAGTTCCATGAACTCCAGGCGTCGCAAGAGGATCCCTGGACCTACCACCCGCGTGCGCTCGAACTGCTCGAGGGGGCCAAGGCGAAGGCCAAGGCTCAAGGGCTGTGGAACTTCTTCCTTCCCAACGCCGAGACCGGCGAAGGCCTCTCCAACCTCGACTACGCCTACATCGCCCAGGAGCTCGGCAAGAACTCGCTCGCCTCGGAGTGCCTCAACTGCGCCGCTCCCGACACCGGCAACATGGAGGTCATCGAGCGGGTCGGCACTCCCGAGCAGAAGAAGCAGTGGCTCGAGCCGCTGCTCGCCGGTGAGATCCGCTCCTGCTTCGGCATGACCGAGCCCGAGGTCGCCTCGTCCGACGCCAAGAACGTCTCCACCACTGCCGTCCTCGACGGCGACGAGTGGGTCATCAACGGCGAGAAGTACTACATCTCCGGGGCTGGCGATCCCCGCTGCAAGATCATGATCTGCATGGTCAAGACCAACCCCGACGCCGCCCCGCACCTGCAGCAGTCGCAGATCCTCGTCCCGATGGACACCCCGGGTCTGACGGTCGTCGGTCCAATGCACGTGTTCGGCAACATGGACGCCCCCCACGGTCACATGCACCTCAAGCTCGAAGACGTCCGCGTTCCCAAGGAGAACATGCTCCTCGGCGAGGGTCGTGGCTTCGAGATCTCGCAGCTCCGCCTGGGCCCGGGCCGTATCCACCACTGCATGCGTTCCATCGGTGCCGCCGAGCGTGCGCTCGACCTCATGGTCAACCGTGGCCTCACCCGCAAGGCGTTCGGCAAGCCGCTCGTCCAGCTCGGTGGCAACCTCGAGATGATCGGCAAGGCTCGCATCGAGATCGAGGCCATGCGTCTCATGGTGCTGCGGGCCGCCAAGGCCATGGACCTGCTCGGCAACGCCGAGGCCCGGGTCTGGGTGTCGGCGGTCAAGGCGATGGTTCCGATCCGCGTGTGCGAGATCGTCGACCAGGCCATCCAGATGCACGGTGCCACCGGTGTGTCGCAGTGGACCCCGCTGCCGCAGATCTACCACTCGCAGCGCACCCTGCGACTGGCCGACGGCCCGGACGAGGTCCATTGGATGGTCGTTGGCCGGGCCGAGGTGGCTCGTCACCCGTCGCCGAAGGACCAGGCGATGGATCGACGGGCCGAGAGCATCGGCGGCCTCGTCGCCGGACCCGCCTGA
- a CDS encoding class F sortase, which produces MRSSIVAAICSMLALGGLVAAGLDVPDEGLVYEVRGGDDGATSDVAAQDRGPSALAAVSGPRAPSVPALALRSASPTTTTPAVLALPVRVRVPAIDIDAPVVTAGVDDEGSLEVPDPRQVGWYEHGPIPGEEGAAVLAAHVDLGHVAGIFYHLDDVLLGDRVYIDYDDGSTQVFEVVDDVLYAKTALPADELFRRTGDPVLHLVTCGGVFDPETHHYLGNRVVTARPVD; this is translated from the coding sequence ATGCGCAGCTCCATCGTTGCGGCGATCTGCTCGATGCTCGCGCTCGGTGGGCTGGTCGCGGCCGGCCTCGACGTCCCCGACGAGGGGCTGGTGTACGAGGTCCGTGGCGGCGACGATGGTGCCACCTCCGACGTGGCTGCGCAGGACCGGGGGCCGAGTGCACTCGCCGCCGTCAGCGGTCCTCGAGCACCGTCGGTCCCAGCCTTGGCGCTGCGTTCGGCATCGCCGACGACCACGACGCCGGCGGTGCTCGCGCTGCCGGTTCGAGTCCGCGTGCCGGCGATCGACATCGACGCCCCGGTCGTCACCGCCGGGGTCGATGACGAGGGATCGCTCGAGGTGCCGGATCCACGACAGGTCGGTTGGTATGAACACGGCCCCATCCCGGGCGAGGAGGGCGCCGCGGTCCTGGCGGCGCACGTCGACCTGGGCCACGTTGCCGGCATCTTCTATCACCTGGACGACGTCCTCCTCGGTGACCGGGTGTACATCGACTACGACGACGGATCGACCCAGGTGTTCGAGGTGGTCGACGACGTGCTCTACGCCAAGACGGCGCTCCCGGCCGACGAGCTGTTCCGTCGCACGGGCGATCCGGTGCTCCACCTCGTGACCTGCGGTGGCGTCTTCGACCCCGAGACCCACCACTACCTGGGCAATCGGGTGGTCACCGCCCGCCCGGTCGATTGA
- a CDS encoding DUF4397 domain-containing protein produces the protein MVEASRRDDADWFGFGRSRDRVESSEVEVTTAPVTAWGSDHRRRLLQTPAAKGLVPVMGVERVDDQFRAFELPAPGASLAAAEADGKRTKWREQAGIVEGAARATHEGHLLGLEHGALNEESVHVADREVAVSGMGLTRGATLPSDPDIVAPEVLAGGAPTVRSDVYSLAKILDRGLEADRAAAPLALRELVQSATSDDPSQRPASAQAFADAIRAAGGPSMPTYGLAALGGSTAGRSLGNALARRGGTPVAARGRGAATAAAAGAGALAAGGLAAARTVGSSGGSGTDADAAAGTGAAAASGPAAAAGTTAASDPLADRPRRSKRGAVAAGAALVGIAGLGLWAANNDTNNSSVALGGRVTTTVASTATDDDGDAAGEGTANEGTAGEGTAGGGAAEGSTTTEASTTTAAPTTAAPTTTEAPSTTAAPSTTEAPSTTEASTTTAAPTTAAPTTTEAPSTTAAPTTTDDATTTEAPTASTVAPAAVLDAAAAATSYEILHAIPGVAADAYLDGELAAAGFQPGMVAGPLDAAQGLGTLSLFAAVDSPPASAADRTDTPLLETSLADAAPGTLVAYLDGDTPTVSAFANDLANTPAGEGRVAIRQFSPDVATVLVDGEPVEVAAAPADGATLDLPAGTHTVSAVDASGNVLFDQTIEVADGRLASLFVRPGDDGTGAALSVREVAGLSSAPSGIPSGTGGLLGEDRPDGLVPALVVMLSLGAGGVVIQQRRVRRL, from the coding sequence ATGGTTGAGGCATCGAGACGCGACGACGCGGACTGGTTCGGTTTCGGCCGATCCAGGGATCGGGTCGAATCGAGCGAGGTCGAGGTCACGACCGCTCCGGTCACCGCCTGGGGATCCGACCACCGTCGACGCCTCTTGCAGACACCGGCAGCGAAGGGGCTCGTGCCCGTGATGGGCGTGGAACGGGTCGACGATCAGTTCCGTGCCTTCGAACTGCCGGCACCAGGAGCATCGCTTGCAGCTGCCGAAGCTGATGGCAAGCGCACGAAGTGGCGTGAACAAGCAGGCATCGTCGAGGGCGCTGCGCGTGCTACTCACGAGGGTCATCTGCTCGGACTCGAGCATGGAGCGCTGAACGAGGAGTCGGTGCATGTCGCCGACCGCGAGGTGGCGGTGTCGGGCATGGGCCTGACCCGAGGCGCAACGCTTCCCAGCGATCCCGACATCGTCGCTCCCGAGGTCCTCGCCGGTGGCGCACCCACCGTTCGTTCGGATGTCTACAGCCTCGCCAAGATCCTCGATCGCGGGCTCGAAGCCGACCGAGCCGCCGCACCACTGGCGCTGCGTGAGCTGGTGCAGTCGGCCACGTCGGACGATCCGTCGCAGCGGCCCGCCTCGGCGCAGGCATTCGCCGACGCCATCCGCGCCGCCGGTGGGCCATCGATGCCGACCTACGGTCTAGCCGCACTCGGCGGCTCGACTGCTGGGCGCTCGCTGGGCAATGCGCTGGCTCGCCGAGGCGGCACACCGGTGGCGGCTCGAGGCCGTGGTGCGGCAACCGCCGCTGCTGCCGGAGCCGGGGCGCTGGCGGCCGGTGGACTTGCAGCCGCTCGAACCGTCGGCTCCTCGGGTGGATCGGGCACCGATGCTGACGCCGCCGCCGGAACCGGTGCGGCAGCCGCGTCGGGACCTGCCGCTGCCGCCGGTACGACCGCTGCTTCCGACCCACTTGCCGATCGGCCCCGCCGCAGCAAACGAGGCGCCGTGGCTGCGGGGGCGGCCCTCGTCGGCATCGCCGGGCTCGGGCTGTGGGCGGCGAACAACGACACGAACAACTCATCCGTCGCCCTGGGCGGACGCGTCACCACCACGGTTGCCTCCACCGCAACGGACGACGACGGCGACGCAGCGGGCGAGGGCACTGCGAACGAGGGCACAGCGGGCGAAGGCACCGCCGGCGGCGGTGCCGCCGAGGGCTCGACGACCACCGAGGCGTCGACCACCACTGCTGCTCCGACGACCGCAGCACCCACGACCACCGAGGCCCCGTCGACCACCGCTGCACCGAGCACGACCGAGGCTCCCAGCACGACCGAGGCGTCGACGACCACTGCTGCCCCGACCACCGCAGCACCGACCACCACCGAGGCCCCGTCGACCACGGCTGCTCCCACCACGACCGACGACGCGACCACGACCGAGGCGCCGACCGCGTCCACGGTGGCGCCGGCAGCGGTGCTCGATGCCGCAGCGGCCGCGACCAGCTACGAGATCCTCCACGCGATCCCCGGTGTCGCAGCCGACGCCTACCTTGACGGCGAGCTCGCCGCCGCCGGCTTCCAACCGGGCATGGTGGCCGGCCCGCTCGACGCCGCTCAAGGGCTTGGCACCCTGTCGCTGTTCGCGGCGGTCGACTCGCCGCCGGCATCGGCGGCCGACCGAACCGACACCCCGCTGCTCGAAACGTCACTGGCCGACGCTGCTCCGGGAACCCTCGTCGCCTACCTCGACGGTGACACGCCGACAGTGTCGGCATTCGCCAACGATCTGGCGAACACTCCGGCGGGTGAGGGTCGGGTTGCCATTCGGCAATTCAGCCCCGATGTCGCCACCGTGTTGGTCGACGGCGAACCCGTCGAGGTGGCAGCGGCACCCGCCGACGGCGCCACGCTCGACCTCCCCGCCGGTACCCACACCGTGAGCGCCGTCGATGCATCCGGCAACGTGCTCTTCGACCAGACCATCGAGGTCGCCGATGGTCGCCTCGCATCGCTGTTCGTGCGACCGGGCGACGACGGCACCGGTGCCGCCCTGTCGGTACGCGAGGTCGCCGGGTTGTCCTCGGCACCCTCGGGGATTCCCAGCGGAACCGGTGGACTCCTCGGCGAGGATCGGCCTGACGGCCTGGTGCCGGCGCTCGTGGTGATGCTCTCGCTCGGCGCCGGTGGTGTCGTCATCCAACAGCGGCGAGTGCGCCGCCTGTGA
- a CDS encoding 4'-phosphopantetheinyl transferase superfamily protein, which yields MPPARSAPIEELVAASGRQRFVVMRAVVGAGDAELHPDELRLTTAMSQRRLATFTAGRAAAAAALGALGEPPSPVTIGTGGAPQWPTGIVGSISHTDTTAYAIVGLAEPSETGTHVAVGIDVEQRGRIEPEMIPSIMTGAEQRLWASLSDTDADRFATLVFSAKEALYKAQFALTRSWLGFEHVTLANLEPPSSLGTATHPIRADLVETPSSPLAELAIERPICVRSLVSVNEVISVVVLRRPVSSDPTSQARPR from the coding sequence ATGCCACCTGCCCGTTCCGCCCCGATCGAGGAACTCGTTGCCGCCTCGGGTCGGCAGCGGTTCGTCGTGATGCGGGCGGTCGTCGGCGCCGGCGACGCCGAACTGCACCCCGATGAGCTACGCCTCACGACGGCGATGTCGCAACGACGGCTCGCCACCTTCACCGCGGGGCGCGCAGCGGCCGCTGCGGCACTCGGCGCCCTCGGCGAACCACCGAGCCCGGTCACGATCGGCACGGGCGGGGCGCCCCAGTGGCCAACCGGCATCGTTGGCTCGATCAGCCACACCGACACGACCGCCTACGCGATCGTCGGCCTCGCCGAACCCTCGGAAACGGGCACCCACGTCGCTGTCGGCATCGACGTCGAGCAGCGGGGACGGATCGAACCCGAAATGATTCCATCGATCATGACCGGCGCCGAGCAACGCCTCTGGGCCTCGCTGTCCGACACCGATGCCGACCGGTTCGCCACGCTCGTCTTCAGCGCCAAGGAGGCGCTCTACAAGGCCCAGTTCGCACTCACCCGATCGTGGCTGGGATTCGAGCACGTCACACTGGCCAATCTCGAGCCACCCTCGAGCCTCGGAACGGCCACCCATCCGATTCGGGCCGATCTCGTCGAGACGCCGTCGTCGCCGCTGGCCGAACTTGCGATCGAGCGGCCGATCTGCGTCCGCTCACTCGTCTCGGTCAACGAGGTGATCAGTGTCGTGGTGCTCCGGCGTCCGGTGTCGTCTGATCCAACCAGCCAAGCACGACCTCGCTGA
- a CDS encoding alpha/beta hydrolase — protein MSDRSDLRDRLVAAHTTIDLDGDVHLWDFGGSGPLIVLVHGLGGSRSNWVSVVDDFLPLGRVIVPDLIGFGSTRLDGRSSAVNHQVAMIADLIEHFDQGPAILVGNSMGGLISLLVASRHPDVVDRFVLVDAALPTTEPRITPATAMRLGLPLLPGIGPRLFERLAKGKSPQRSVDDLMKLLMADPKRLRSEDRELLIEFAAERRTMAWMTRAFADASRSIARILVSPQRFERSVQRVGAPGLIIQGTSDLIVRPSSARWLAKRRPDWPLVMLEGVGHVPQLEVPEQFSEVVLGWLDQTTPDAGAPRH, from the coding sequence GTGAGCGACCGGTCCGACCTTCGAGACCGACTGGTCGCCGCGCACACCACCATCGACCTGGATGGCGACGTCCACCTCTGGGACTTCGGAGGCAGCGGCCCGCTGATCGTGCTGGTGCACGGCCTCGGCGGATCCCGCTCGAATTGGGTGAGCGTCGTCGACGACTTCCTTCCCCTTGGCCGAGTGATCGTGCCCGATCTGATCGGCTTCGGCTCGACCCGCCTCGACGGTCGGTCCAGCGCGGTCAATCACCAGGTGGCGATGATCGCCGACCTCATCGAGCACTTCGACCAGGGCCCAGCCATCCTGGTCGGGAACTCGATGGGCGGACTGATCTCGCTGTTGGTGGCGTCTCGCCACCCTGACGTCGTCGACCGATTCGTGCTGGTCGATGCGGCCCTGCCGACGACGGAACCAAGGATCACCCCGGCGACGGCGATGCGGCTCGGGCTTCCGTTGCTTCCGGGGATCGGACCTCGGCTGTTCGAGCGACTGGCGAAGGGAAAGTCACCGCAACGGTCGGTCGACGATCTGATGAAGCTCCTCATGGCCGATCCGAAGCGGCTTCGTTCGGAGGATCGGGAGCTGTTGATCGAGTTCGCCGCCGAGCGCCGCACCATGGCGTGGATGACCCGGGCCTTCGCCGATGCGTCCCGGTCGATCGCACGCATCCTGGTGTCGCCACAACGCTTCGAACGCAGCGTGCAGCGGGTGGGTGCCCCGGGGTTGATCATCCAGGGAACGAGCGACCTCATCGTGCGGCCGTCGTCGGCTCGCTGGTTGGCCAAGCGGCGTCCGGACTGGCCGCTGGTCATGCTCGAAGGGGTCGGCCACGTCCCGCAGCTCGAGGTGCCCGAGCAGTTCAGCGAGGTCGTGCTTGGCTGGTTGGATCAGACGACACCGGACGCCGGAGCACCACGACACTGA
- a CDS encoding AMP-binding protein, whose translation MIEHLNAARDVLQAEDSLFSVTETEVRGIPMRVFSKAPATMRDLWALAAFHGDKTYIVYEDERYTYAEIDAQVRALAHLLRNEYGVASGDRVALSMRNYPEWVVSYWAIVSVGAAVVGMNAWWTGPEMEYGLTDSAPKVLIVDGERLERVVAHLDTVRAKSPLAVIAVRAEGDLPDGAVRWDDVVDAANAPAALPDAEIDPDDDATIFYTSGTTGFPKGAQLTHRGSVHNIMHIAYMPRWLGLAVAMEDGTVDAYQAEQVAEQPQLVFMAPTPLFHVTACNCLMHPATMVGAKLVLTYKWDAGRALELIEREGVTNFSGVPTMSREMLMHPDWNTRDTSTLVGMGGGGAPLHADLVAKIDQSLKNEKASPSTGYGLTETHGIVTANSSRTYLAKPESCGPLVPTLEAKLVDELGNELPSGPDTVGQLCVRGPVVIKGYINRPEATAEAIVDGWFNTGDVARIDDEGFVYIVDRAKDMVLRGGENVYSSEVETAIYQHPAVAEAAVFGIPDDRLGEDVACAIVLREGHTLTADELREFLAPILAKHKIPGHIWFRTEALPQNANGKFLKRELRDAILAENA comes from the coding sequence GTGATCGAACATCTGAACGCTGCTCGCGACGTCCTCCAGGCCGAGGACTCTCTCTTCTCCGTCACCGAAACCGAGGTGCGGGGGATTCCCATGAGGGTCTTCTCGAAGGCCCCGGCCACGATGCGCGACCTGTGGGCCCTGGCGGCCTTCCACGGCGACAAGACCTACATCGTCTACGAAGACGAGCGCTACACCTATGCCGAGATCGACGCCCAGGTGCGAGCGCTCGCTCACCTGCTCCGCAACGAGTACGGCGTCGCCTCCGGCGATCGAGTCGCGCTCTCGATGCGGAACTACCCCGAGTGGGTGGTGAGCTACTGGGCGATCGTGAGCGTCGGTGCCGCGGTGGTTGGGATGAACGCTTGGTGGACCGGTCCCGAGATGGAATACGGCCTCACCGACTCGGCACCGAAGGTCTTGATCGTCGACGGCGAACGGCTCGAACGAGTCGTTGCACATCTCGACACCGTGCGAGCCAAGAGCCCGTTGGCCGTGATCGCCGTACGGGCCGAGGGCGACCTCCCCGATGGCGCCGTTCGCTGGGACGACGTGGTCGACGCAGCCAACGCTCCGGCTGCCCTTCCCGACGCCGAGATCGACCCCGATGACGACGCCACCATCTTCTACACCTCCGGCACCACCGGATTCCCGAAGGGCGCCCAGCTCACCCACCGCGGGTCGGTGCACAACATCATGCACATCGCGTACATGCCCCGTTGGTTGGGGCTCGCCGTTGCCATGGAGGACGGCACGGTCGACGCCTACCAGGCCGAGCAGGTTGCCGAGCAGCCCCAGTTGGTCTTCATGGCGCCGACCCCGCTGTTCCACGTCACCGCCTGCAACTGTCTGATGCACCCGGCCACCATGGTTGGCGCCAAGTTGGTGCTCACCTACAAGTGGGACGCCGGTCGGGCCCTCGAACTGATCGAGCGAGAGGGCGTCACGAACTTCTCGGGTGTGCCCACCATGAGTCGGGAGATGCTGATGCATCCCGACTGGAACACTCGTGACACCTCGACCCTCGTGGGTATGGGCGGTGGCGGCGCGCCGCTGCACGCCGACCTGGTGGCCAAGATCGACCAGTCGCTGAAGAACGAGAAGGCCAGCCCGTCGACCGGCTACGGGCTCACCGAAACCCACGGCATCGTCACCGCCAACTCGTCTCGGACCTACCTGGCCAAGCCGGAGTCGTGCGGGCCGCTCGTCCCCACGCTCGAGGCCAAGCTCGTCGACGAACTGGGCAACGAGTTGCCGTCCGGGCCCGACACCGTCGGTCAGCTGTGCGTGCGTGGCCCCGTGGTGATCAAGGGCTACATCAACCGACCGGAAGCCACGGCCGAGGCCATCGTCGACGGCTGGTTCAACACTGGCGACGTCGCCCGCATCGACGACGAGGGCTTCGTCTACATCGTCGATCGGGCGAAGGACATGGTGCTGCGAGGCGGGGAGAACGTGTACTCGTCCGAGGTCGAGACGGCGATCTACCAGCATCCGGCGGTGGCCGAGGCGGCCGTGTTCGGTATCCCCGATGACCGGCTCGGCGAAGACGTCGCGTGCGCGATCGTCCTGCGTGAGGGACACACCCTCACCGCCGACGAACTCCGCGAGTTCCTCGCTCCCATCCTGGCCAAGCACAAGATTCCTGGCCACATCTGGTTCCGCACCGAGGCGCTGCCGCAGAACGCCAACGGCAAGTTCCTGAAGCGGGAGCTGCGAGACGCCATCCTGGCCGAGAACGCGTGA
- the dapA gene encoding 4-hydroxy-tetrahydrodipicolinate synthase → MTTNSRTDLTGLWIPIVTPFSSDGALDHVSLQRLAEGLLADGADGIVALGTTGEAATLTLEERREVVSICDAACRNAGRPLMVGVGTNSTQTTVHELTQLMSVGEVAAALVVVPYYTRPSEEAVVEHFGLVADASPVPVVLYNVPYRTGRGLGAAALLEAARHPNIAGLKQAVGAVDVVTLEVLAGSGAEFAVLAGDDAFIAPMMALGAQGAIAAAAHACTRLFAQLVAQAPGGNETVGSPGVRALAQALLPVVTAGFAEPNPAVWKGWLAAEGTIESPTLRRPMTEASPASVARLTAAIGEALTWADSTAALCSPGPVGPLSPP, encoded by the coding sequence ATGACCACCAACTCGAGAACCGATCTGACGGGACTGTGGATCCCGATCGTCACCCCCTTCAGCAGCGACGGCGCACTCGACCACGTGTCGCTCCAACGGTTGGCGGAAGGGCTGTTGGCCGACGGCGCGGACGGCATCGTGGCGCTCGGCACCACTGGCGAAGCCGCCACGCTGACCCTCGAGGAGCGACGCGAGGTGGTCTCGATCTGCGACGCCGCATGTCGAAACGCCGGCCGCCCCCTGATGGTGGGCGTCGGCACGAACAGCACGCAGACAACGGTGCACGAGCTCACCCAGTTGATGTCGGTGGGCGAGGTGGCGGCCGCTCTGGTCGTCGTGCCGTACTACACCCGGCCATCCGAGGAAGCGGTCGTCGAACACTTCGGCTTGGTCGCCGACGCGAGTCCCGTGCCGGTGGTGCTCTACAACGTGCCCTACCGTACAGGACGGGGGTTGGGCGCTGCTGCGCTGCTCGAGGCGGCCCGACACCCGAACATCGCCGGTCTCAAGCAAGCCGTCGGCGCCGTCGACGTGGTCACCCTCGAGGTACTTGCCGGGTCCGGAGCGGAGTTCGCCGTTCTGGCGGGCGACGATGCGTTCATCGCTCCGATGATGGCGCTCGGGGCGCAGGGCGCGATCGCCGCCGCAGCGCACGCCTGCACCCGGCTCTTTGCGCAGTTGGTGGCACAGGCTCCGGGCGGAAACGAGACCGTCGGTTCGCCGGGCGTGCGAGCGTTGGCGCAGGCACTTCTGCCGGTTGTCACCGCAGGGTTCGCCGAGCCGAATCCGGCGGTGTGGAAGGGGTGGCTGGCCGCTGAGGGCACCATCGAGTCGCCCACGTTGCGGCGTCCGATGACCGAGGCATCCCCAGCGAGCGTCGCTCGTCTGACCGCTGCGATCGGTGAGGCGCTCACCTGGGCCGATTCCACCGCTGCGCTTTGCTCGCCCGGCCCGGTTGGTCCACTATCTCCCCCGTGA
- a CDS encoding LysR family transcriptional regulator, whose protein sequence is MMDLGHLRSFAEVAERGTIAAAATARDFTAPAVSQHLAKLEREIGTHLFDRAGRRLRLTDAGKALLPIALELLDLEARGRQVARSPQQRPRIVVAGLASAIDALVVPRLERLRPHLRLEIVESEDADALRDLRLGTVDLVLVQEYRGVRSLPGGTDRDPALTYTPLVTDRLRLVLPPDRSPTTTVADLGDADWLINGQGTRCAAATTQILETAGLRPTVAAVVADNTTLLALVSAGHGVTIVPELLLGRAPALTVADEELAIERTMFAVHRGTTTEPLARLLGEFAATRP, encoded by the coding sequence ATGATGGATCTGGGACACCTCCGTTCCTTCGCCGAGGTCGCCGAACGAGGCACGATCGCCGCGGCCGCCACCGCTCGTGACTTCACTGCTCCCGCGGTCTCGCAACACCTCGCCAAGCTGGAGCGTGAGATCGGCACCCATTTGTTCGATCGGGCCGGGCGCCGGCTCCGCCTCACCGACGCCGGGAAGGCGCTGCTACCGATCGCACTCGAGCTGCTCGATCTCGAAGCCCGCGGCCGCCAGGTCGCCCGTTCGCCCCAGCAGCGACCTCGCATCGTCGTCGCCGGGCTGGCCTCGGCCATCGATGCGCTCGTCGTCCCTCGGCTCGAGCGACTCCGTCCGCATCTGCGGCTCGAGATCGTGGAGAGCGAGGATGCCGATGCCCTACGCGACCTCCGACTCGGCACCGTCGATCTGGTGTTGGTTCAGGAGTACCGCGGGGTGCGCAGCCTGCCGGGTGGAACCGACCGAGATCCGGCGCTCACCTACACGCCACTCGTGACCGACCGCCTCCGGCTCGTCCTTCCTCCAGACCGCTCACCCACCACGACGGTCGCCGACCTGGGTGACGCCGACTGGCTGATCAATGGCCAGGGCACTCGCTGCGCCGCTGCGACGACACAGATCCTCGAAACGGCCGGCCTCCGTCCGACGGTCGCCGCCGTCGTTGCCGACAACACGACGCTGCTTGCGCTCGTGTCGGCGGGCCATGGCGTGACCATCGTCCCTGAGCTGCTGCTCGGACGGGCACCAGCGCTCACGGTCGCCGATGAGGAACTCGCCATCGAGCGAACGATGTTCGCCGTTCATCGGGGTACTACCACCGAACCACTTGCTCGCCTGCTCGGCGAGTTCGCAGCGACCCGCCCCTGA
- a CDS encoding GGDEF domain-containing protein, with amino-acid sequence MVVAIVAFAVVTLLGPPMASAQMVDDEEARSALVDAIDLLTELEGATKAVAAGGAAAADIDVLVSQGPGVLRRLYQHQIDVPPLARLALSGDAMIDLDAANADQSLPIVFATAADQLETIAADGNGDAGGSSIGQGVSIPLIALVGVVVALLLPIVAMSWFRRRAERMEALSFVDPLTGLANRRRLDQDLARLDAERTAARQPVSVAMVDVDEFKRFNDTFGHSEGDVALRNVSTTIAAAVRSSDSVYRYGGEEFLVLLRNAPQHAAVDVCEGIRLAVASLPNLVTVSIGVATGIDEPLPTLTVAADEALYRAKEDGRNRIVATSVINRGGARVSSV; translated from the coding sequence ATGGTGGTGGCGATCGTTGCGTTCGCCGTCGTGACGCTGCTCGGTCCGCCGATGGCATCGGCACAGATGGTCGATGACGAAGAGGCGAGGTCGGCCCTCGTCGATGCGATCGATCTCCTCACCGAGCTCGAAGGTGCGACCAAGGCAGTAGCCGCAGGCGGAGCGGCAGCTGCCGACATCGACGTGCTGGTCAGCCAGGGACCCGGCGTCCTACGACGGCTCTATCAACACCAGATCGATGTGCCGCCGCTCGCTCGCCTGGCGCTGTCGGGCGACGCCATGATCGACCTCGACGCCGCCAACGCCGACCAGTCCCTGCCGATCGTGTTCGCTACCGCCGCCGATCAGCTCGAGACCATCGCCGCCGATGGGAATGGCGACGCCGGCGGCAGCTCGATCGGGCAAGGCGTCTCCATCCCGCTGATTGCACTGGTCGGCGTGGTGGTCGCACTGCTGCTTCCCATCGTCGCCATGAGTTGGTTCCGCCGCCGCGCCGAGCGGATGGAAGCCCTCAGCTTCGTCGACCCGCTGACCGGGCTCGCCAACCGCCGGCGGTTGGATCAGGACCTGGCTCGACTCGATGCCGAGCGCACCGCTGCTCGCCAGCCGGTGAGCGTCGCCATGGTGGACGTCGACGAGTTCAAGCGTTTCAACGACACGTTCGGTCACAGCGAGGGCGATGTGGCGCTCCGCAACGTCAGCACGACCATTGCTGCCGCCGTCCGGTCCAGCGATTCGGTGTATCGCTACGGCGGCGAGGAGTTCCTGGTGCTGTTGCGCAACGCCCCGCAGCATGCGGCGGTCGACGTCTGTGAGGGCATCCGGTTGGCCGTCGCAAGCCTGCCGAATCTCGTCACGGTGTCGATCGGTGTCGCCACCGGTATCGATGAACCGCTCCCGACGCTGACGGTCGCCGCCGACGAAGCCCTGTATCGAGCAAAGGAAGACGGCCGCAATCGCATCGTCGCCACGTCGGTCATCAATCGCGGAGGTGCCCGGGTCTCCTCGGTCTGA